One stretch of Saccharomonospora xinjiangensis XJ-54 DNA includes these proteins:
- a CDS encoding alpha/beta hydrolase, translating into MSELMFDHEFVEGSPSAPVLLLLHGTGGSPADILALGKELCPASPMLAPEGQVSENGAARWFRRHAEGVFDAEDVVHRAGQLADFVIEARERYDLGGRRLVAAGFSNGANIAAAVLLSRPEVVTEAVLFAAMLPVPDPPSLDLSGTRVLMVNGRRDPMAPLGPAQELAAALRERGADVTEHWHSGGHQITVDGLAAAKEWLAY; encoded by the coding sequence ATGAGCGAGCTGATGTTCGACCACGAGTTCGTCGAGGGCAGTCCCTCGGCGCCGGTTCTGCTGCTTCTGCACGGAACCGGTGGGAGCCCGGCGGACATCCTGGCGCTCGGCAAGGAGCTGTGCCCAGCCTCGCCCATGCTCGCCCCCGAGGGCCAGGTGTCCGAGAACGGCGCTGCCCGGTGGTTTCGCAGGCACGCGGAAGGTGTCTTCGACGCCGAGGACGTCGTCCACCGCGCCGGCCAGCTCGCCGACTTCGTGATCGAGGCGCGCGAACGCTACGACCTCGGGGGCAGGAGGCTCGTGGCCGCCGGCTTCTCCAACGGGGCGAACATCGCCGCTGCCGTGTTGCTCTCGCGTCCCGAGGTGGTCACGGAGGCTGTGCTGTTCGCGGCCATGCTCCCGGTGCCCGATCCGCCGAGCCTCGACCTTTCCGGCACGCGGGTGCTGATGGTGAACGGTCGGCGTGACCCGATGGCTCCGCTCGGTCCCGCCCAGGAGCTGGCCGCCGCGCTGAGGGAGCGAGGGGCCGACGTCACCGAGCACTGGCACAGCGGAGGCCATCAGATCACTGTTGACGGCCTGGCTGCCGCGAAGGAGTGGCTGGCGTACTGA
- a CDS encoding ABC transporter ATP-binding protein — protein MAEVVLKDLVKTYPGNESRATDAVSLEVADGEFMVLLGPSGCGKTTLLRMVAGLELPDSGQIVIGDRDVTYLEPRRRNLSMVFQSYAVFPNKSVADNIGFGLRVRGVGADDVRRKVAWAAELLQLTPYLDRYPAKLSGGQRQRVAVARAIVMDADVLLMDEPLSNLDALLRLSFRAELKKLVGELGTTTLYVTHDQVEALSLGDRVAVMREGAVVQCAAPTSVYDEPADTFVGGFLGSPPMNFLTGTVGHDGTALRLDLGGQSVPVPPALASYKGSDLTLGIRPESVTVEEPGTTAIADDTATVRGALQVLEPLGSAVLLTTEVCGQTVKVQAPAAFRTEPSSELRLCIPAGQCRWYDPETGLLLEVP, from the coding sequence ATGGCCGAGGTCGTACTGAAAGACCTCGTCAAGACCTATCCGGGCAACGAATCCAGAGCCACCGACGCGGTGTCACTGGAGGTCGCCGACGGCGAGTTCATGGTCCTGCTCGGGCCGTCCGGCTGTGGCAAGACGACGCTACTGCGCATGGTCGCGGGACTGGAGCTGCCGGACTCCGGTCAGATCGTCATCGGCGACCGCGACGTCACCTATCTCGAACCACGGCGGCGCAACCTGTCGATGGTGTTCCAGTCCTACGCCGTGTTCCCGAACAAGTCCGTCGCCGACAACATCGGTTTCGGGCTGCGCGTGCGTGGAGTGGGCGCCGACGACGTGCGCCGCAAGGTGGCGTGGGCAGCCGAACTGCTGCAACTGACTCCCTACCTCGACCGTTACCCCGCTAAGCTCTCCGGAGGGCAGCGGCAGCGCGTGGCCGTGGCCAGGGCCATCGTTATGGACGCCGACGTGCTGCTCATGGACGAGCCCCTGTCCAATCTGGATGCTCTACTGCGGTTGTCGTTCCGTGCGGAGCTGAAGAAGCTGGTCGGCGAACTCGGCACGACCACGCTGTACGTCACGCACGACCAGGTGGAGGCCCTTTCGCTGGGTGATCGAGTCGCGGTGATGCGCGAGGGCGCCGTCGTGCAGTGTGCCGCGCCGACGTCGGTCTACGACGAGCCTGCCGACACGTTCGTCGGCGGGTTTCTCGGCAGCCCGCCGATGAACTTCCTGACCGGCACGGTCGGACATGACGGCACCGCCCTCCGCCTGGATCTTGGTGGGCAGTCGGTGCCGGTACCGCCCGCGCTGGCCTCCTACAAGGGCAGCGACCTCACTCTCGGCATCCGCCCCGAGTCCGTCACTGTGGAGGAGCCCGGCACCACGGCAATCGCTGACGACACGGCCACCGTGCGCGGCGCGCTCCAGGTGCTCGAACCGCTCGGCTCCGCCGTGTTACTGACCACCGAGGTGTGCGGGCAAACGGTGAAAGTACAGGCTCCCGCGGCGTTCCGCACCGAGCCCTCCTCGGAATTGCGACTGTGCATTCCCGCAGGCCAGTGCCGCTGGTACGACCCCGAGACCGGTTTGTTACTGGAGGTCCCGTGA
- a CDS encoding helix-turn-helix domain-containing protein, translated as MSQESSQSAHRVVAIVDDGSNPFEVGVATELFGLRRPELEGRLRKPWYELRLCSATPTVSMHAGFFTISGIAPLEAVEEADTVLVPNRPDPEVPPSGPVLDAVRTAASRGARLMSFCTGAFTLAEAGVLDGRRATTHWRWADVFRSRFPRVDLDPDVLYIDEGSVLTAAGSAAALDLGLHIIRNDHGADVANAVSRRAVFAGHRDGGQRQFVERPVARRAEAGLAPVLEWAQARLDQPLTVRDLARRASVSPATLHRRFAAELGTTPLGWLTGERVRLACLLLEKGELTLDQVAASSGLGTASNLRLLLRKHVGVNPTEYRRRFGHRQRQPSSLSAPSTSSSVHEAR; from the coding sequence ATGTCGCAAGAGTCGTCGCAGTCGGCGCATCGCGTGGTCGCCATCGTGGACGACGGGTCGAACCCATTCGAAGTCGGGGTGGCGACGGAGCTGTTCGGGCTGCGAAGGCCCGAACTGGAAGGCCGGCTGCGTAAACCGTGGTACGAGCTCCGGCTCTGCTCTGCGACGCCGACAGTGTCGATGCACGCGGGCTTCTTCACCATCTCCGGTATCGCGCCGCTCGAAGCCGTCGAGGAGGCCGACACCGTACTCGTGCCCAACCGGCCCGACCCGGAGGTGCCGCCTTCGGGGCCGGTGCTCGACGCCGTCAGGACCGCGGCGTCGCGGGGCGCCCGGCTCATGAGCTTCTGCACCGGCGCGTTCACTCTTGCCGAGGCCGGCGTTCTCGACGGCCGTCGAGCGACGACCCACTGGCGCTGGGCCGACGTCTTCCGCTCGCGCTTCCCGCGCGTGGACCTCGACCCCGACGTCCTCTACATCGACGAGGGTTCGGTGCTCACGGCCGCGGGCAGTGCGGCTGCGCTCGACCTCGGACTGCACATCATCCGCAACGACCACGGCGCTGATGTCGCCAACGCGGTGAGCAGACGTGCCGTGTTCGCCGGTCACCGGGACGGAGGGCAACGACAGTTCGTCGAGCGTCCTGTGGCGCGTCGCGCGGAGGCTGGCCTCGCGCCGGTGCTCGAGTGGGCCCAGGCACGTCTCGACCAGCCACTGACTGTTCGTGATCTCGCTCGCCGGGCGTCGGTGAGTCCTGCCACCCTGCATCGCAGGTTCGCGGCCGAACTGGGCACCACGCCGTTGGGGTGGCTGACGGGGGAGCGAGTCCGCCTGGCCTGCCTGTTGCTGGAGAAGGGCGAGCTGACCCTCGACCAGGTGGCCGCGTCCAGCGGGCTCGGCACGGCGTCGAACCTGCGGTTGCTGCTGCGCAAGCACGTCGGGGTGAACCCGACCGAGTACCGCAGGCGGTTCGGTCACCGTCAGCGGCAGCCCTCCTCTCTCAGCGCTCCGTCAACTTCCTCGTCTGTTCACGAAGCGCGTTGA
- a CDS encoding ROK family transcriptional regulator, whose translation MLDTTPTSAGHVLAVLRAEGPLTRQELQERVGVSRVTMVERLDALRRADLVRRAGHRESSGGRRAELLAVNDTGLTALVADIGQSHATLAVTDLRGTVFARRDVWLSARHSPDATLPMLVGEGRSLLSGSGRASTLRAVGLSVPGQIDHEAGITTAPATMREWTGVRLGDPFVAAFDVPVLLENDANALALADYYAMGRPEATVVGVKVGTGIGAGVVIGGRAHRGETGAAGEIGHMRVEGSDRRCSCGRRGCVAAEASGQALVRSLRPSGARSVDDVVRWVSEGRREAIEAVYSAGKLVGTVLATVVTIVNPRYVRLGGEVGVLPPFVEALRATVEAGAHASALRKLDIAASQLGDRGACVGLSGLVADEMLSPTVVDALCGRAP comes from the coding sequence ATGCTCGACACCACTCCCACCTCCGCAGGGCACGTGCTCGCCGTGCTGCGCGCGGAGGGGCCGCTCACCCGCCAGGAGCTACAGGAGCGGGTCGGGGTGTCGCGCGTCACGATGGTGGAACGTCTCGACGCTCTGCGGAGGGCCGACCTCGTCCGGCGTGCGGGGCACAGGGAGTCGAGTGGAGGCAGGAGGGCTGAGCTGCTCGCCGTCAACGACACCGGCTTGACAGCGCTGGTCGCCGACATCGGGCAGAGTCACGCGACACTCGCCGTGACCGACCTTCGGGGCACCGTCTTCGCGAGACGCGACGTCTGGCTGTCTGCACGGCACAGTCCTGATGCGACGCTGCCGATGCTCGTCGGGGAGGGCCGCTCGCTGCTCAGCGGCTCGGGAAGGGCGAGCACACTCCGCGCGGTGGGGCTCTCCGTCCCTGGGCAGATCGACCACGAAGCGGGCATCACCACCGCGCCTGCCACGATGCGGGAGTGGACGGGCGTGCGCTTGGGGGACCCGTTCGTCGCCGCGTTCGACGTTCCGGTTCTGCTTGAGAATGACGCCAACGCACTCGCGCTTGCCGACTACTACGCGATGGGAAGGCCGGAGGCGACGGTGGTCGGCGTGAAGGTGGGCACGGGCATCGGGGCGGGGGTCGTCATCGGTGGCAGGGCTCACCGGGGCGAAACCGGTGCGGCGGGGGAGATCGGGCACATGCGCGTGGAGGGCAGCGACCGGCGCTGCTCGTGCGGGCGCCGCGGGTGTGTCGCCGCCGAGGCGAGCGGGCAGGCTCTCGTCCGGTCGCTGCGCCCGAGCGGCGCTCGCTCGGTGGACGACGTCGTGCGGTGGGTCTCCGAGGGCAGGCGCGAGGCCATCGAGGCGGTGTACTCGGCGGGAAAGCTGGTCGGAACGGTGCTCGCCACCGTGGTGACGATCGTGAATCCCCGCTACGTCCGCCTCGGGGGTGAGGTGGGGGTTCTTCCGCCGTTCGTGGAGGCATTGCGCGCGACCGTGGAGGCAGGCGCGCATGCCAGCGCGTTACGGAAGCTCGACATCGCGGCCTCCCAGCTCGGTGACAGGGGCGCGTGCGTGGGACTCTCCGGTCTCGTCGCCGACGAGATGTTGTCCCCGACGGTGGTGGACGCCCTCTGCGGCCGCGCCCCCTGA
- a CDS encoding carbohydrate ABC transporter permease codes for MSTQVTTSVKARRVLPPVDRAPLRRRRRRAAAAQAACTTVTLFMALPILLIGLAAVSSRDALAEFPKPLVPSEFSTETLRAFVQATGTVPAFGNSLLVGLYTVFWSLVVGAPAGYALARHAFKGKDSYRVFMLLVRALPIVVLSVPLATMFLRLDVYDTVFATTLVHTTLALPTTVLITASIFVSVPKDVEEAAQVFGCTRWQAARKVVVPLALPGLAASSIFTFVLSWNEILGATVVTLGHRTLPAQVLTSLAEASVAYRFAGGFALIVPALLFIFLMRRYLLNMWGTTLR; via the coding sequence ATGAGCACACAGGTGACGACCTCGGTGAAGGCGCGGCGTGTCCTGCCTCCGGTTGACCGGGCTCCGTTGCGGCGACGGCGCAGGCGCGCCGCGGCCGCGCAGGCGGCCTGCACAACGGTGACGTTGTTCATGGCGCTTCCCATCCTGCTCATCGGTCTCGCGGCGGTCTCCTCGCGCGATGCGTTGGCCGAGTTTCCCAAGCCCCTCGTGCCGAGTGAGTTCTCCACCGAGACGCTGCGGGCTTTCGTGCAAGCCACGGGCACCGTCCCGGCGTTCGGCAACTCGCTACTCGTCGGCCTTTACACCGTGTTCTGGTCGCTCGTCGTCGGAGCGCCTGCCGGATACGCGCTCGCCAGACACGCCTTCAAGGGCAAGGACAGCTACCGGGTGTTCATGCTCCTCGTCAGGGCTCTGCCGATCGTGGTCCTCTCGGTCCCCCTGGCCACCATGTTCCTGCGGCTCGACGTCTACGACACCGTGTTCGCCACGACACTGGTCCATACCACGCTCGCGCTCCCGACCACCGTGCTGATCACAGCCAGCATCTTCGTCTCGGTGCCGAAGGACGTGGAGGAGGCCGCGCAGGTCTTCGGCTGCACCCGCTGGCAAGCCGCGCGCAAGGTCGTGGTCCCGCTCGCGCTACCCGGCCTCGCAGCATCGTCGATCTTCACGTTCGTCCTGTCGTGGAACGAGATCCTCGGCGCCACCGTGGTCACGCTCGGCCACCGCACCCTGCCTGCCCAGGTGCTGACGTCGCTCGCTGAAGCGTCCGTCGCCTACCGCTTCGCAGGCGGCTTCGCGCTGATCGTGCCCGCGTTGCTGTTCATCTTCCTGATGCGCCGATACCTGCTGAACATGTGGGGCACCACGCTTCGATGA
- a CDS encoding cupin domain-containing protein, translated as MEHAPIDLAAALATFDQLWSPRIVTTVNDYDVRVAKVKGEHVWHAHDDTDEFFAVLDGELQIGLREGERERTVVLPRGSVFVVPRGVEHKPSSKDGAAILLFEPSGTSSVGDRHETVPEHVDVTTGHALA; from the coding sequence ATGGAGCACGCACCCATCGACCTCGCAGCAGCCCTCGCCACGTTCGACCAGCTGTGGAGCCCCCGCATTGTCACGACGGTGAACGACTACGACGTGCGCGTGGCCAAGGTGAAGGGCGAGCACGTCTGGCACGCCCACGACGACACCGACGAGTTCTTCGCCGTGCTCGACGGCGAACTCCAGATCGGACTGCGGGAAGGCGAGCGAGAGCGCACCGTGGTGCTGCCGAGAGGCTCGGTTTTCGTTGTGCCACGCGGCGTCGAGCACAAGCCGTCGTCGAAGGACGGCGCCGCCATCCTGCTGTTCGAGCCCAGCGGCACCTCCAGTGTCGGTGACCGGCACGAGACCGTGCCCGAGCACGTGGACGTCACCACGGGCCACGCTCTCGCCTGA
- the ggh gene encoding glucosylglycerate hydrolase, protein MSTAAGSGRLSGTTLAARAAAVLRDNDTGALVTASPKLYPHMWSWDAAFIAIGLAYLDVRRALTELGTLLAAQWSDGMLPHIVFTDADGYFPGPDRWGTDTVTRRPASVRTSGICQPPVHAIALRRIVDVARANSAGEAALAESFTARAWQALYRWHRWIARHRIAEPQGLLTIVHGWESGMDNSPRWDAPYAGVRPGPDLPPYVRLDTLGVDDPAERPSDDEYHRYLWLIEQMRRVGYEPVEVLATSDFRVGDVFSTALFAVACDDLADLADDLSLPFRAEVAGLRMWAARSRRAVADAADPVSGLAFDLDLRSGERLRTRTVAAFAPLLCSALAEPLETRLLSDLTGPDWAGHPGLTAAVPPSVSPRENGFDPRRYWRGPQWPVVVWLFSFALRRGGHTALARHWRQEGLRLLSDGSFGEYYEPFTGEPLGSTQQSWTAAVALDWLCGW, encoded by the coding sequence GTGAGCACGGCCGCCGGCTCGGGGCGGCTTTCCGGCACCACCCTCGCCGCCCGCGCGGCGGCCGTGCTCCGGGACAACGACACCGGCGCACTCGTCACCGCGTCGCCCAAGCTGTACCCGCACATGTGGAGCTGGGACGCCGCGTTTATCGCCATCGGCCTTGCCTACCTCGACGTCCGCAGGGCACTCACGGAACTCGGCACGCTGCTGGCGGCCCAGTGGTCGGACGGGATGCTCCCCCACATCGTGTTCACCGACGCCGACGGCTACTTCCCAGGGCCGGACAGGTGGGGCACCGACACCGTCACGCGACGACCGGCCTCGGTGCGCACCTCGGGAATCTGCCAGCCGCCCGTGCATGCCATCGCGCTGCGCAGGATCGTGGACGTCGCCCGCGCTAATTCGGCAGGGGAAGCGGCACTCGCCGAGTCGTTCACCGCGCGAGCCTGGCAGGCGCTGTATCGCTGGCACCGCTGGATCGCACGCCACCGGATCGCGGAACCGCAGGGCCTGCTCACCATCGTGCACGGCTGGGAGTCCGGAATGGACAACTCGCCCCGCTGGGACGCGCCCTACGCCGGAGTCCGTCCCGGCCCTGACCTCCCCCCGTACGTGCGGCTCGACACACTCGGCGTTGACGACCCCGCCGAACGCCCCAGCGACGACGAGTACCACCGCTACCTGTGGCTCATCGAGCAGATGCGGCGTGTGGGCTACGAACCGGTCGAGGTGCTCGCCACCTCGGACTTCCGCGTGGGAGACGTGTTCAGCACCGCGTTGTTCGCGGTCGCGTGCGACGACCTCGCCGATCTCGCCGACGACCTCTCGCTGCCCTTCCGCGCCGAGGTCGCCGGCCTGCGGATGTGGGCAGCCCGTTCTCGCCGTGCCGTCGCCGACGCCGCAGACCCGGTCTCCGGGCTTGCCTTCGACCTCGATCTGCGCAGCGGCGAGCGGCTCCGCACCCGAACCGTCGCCGCATTCGCCCCGCTGCTGTGCTCCGCACTGGCGGAGCCCCTTGAGACACGCCTGCTCTCCGACCTCACCGGCCCGGACTGGGCAGGCCACCCAGGGCTCACCGCCGCCGTGCCGCCGTCGGTGTCACCCCGGGAGAACGGCTTCGATCCGCGCCGGTACTGGCGGGGTCCGCAGTGGCCGGTGGTCGTGTGGTTGTTCAGTTTCGCTCTCCGCAGAGGTGGCCACACCGCGCTCGCGCGGCATTGGAGACAGGAGGGTCTGCGGCTGCTCTCCGACGGCTCCTTCGGCGAATACTACGAGCCGTTCACCGGCGAGCCACTCGGCAGCACACAGCAGTCGTGGACCGCGGCCGTGGCTCTCGACTGGCTCTGCGGCTGGTGA
- a CDS encoding extracellular solute-binding protein: protein MRRAGLSRRSLLRAAGLGGAALAAGCTGFATTGNGGMVFLSTQFRPVDEAERFRRLLASVTPGEVSYVTIEEGPFTSQVRSQVDAGRTQLGLVAGLHGDLAPLAGDYLTDVTGLLRRLGDRGWPPEYLRLARTGTDRSWYVPWATASYVLAAHADALEHLPPGAEATSLTYDQFLDWAIAARKANGNRPMLGLPAGPEGLLHRFTQGYLLPSFTGGQITTFRSAEAATAWEYLRDLWANCVSASTTYDFMQEPLETGEVRMAWDHVVRLVEAPERDPAHWRMLPSPRGPHGLGYMAVVAGLAIPKGSTDPALAEHTIDVLCRPRTQIELLRSNSFFPTVDAVIPEELPPAITLEADAVRRQQEAEDGLLSLPPVGLGAREGEVTKVFQDTFRSIVLDGEPIRSTLDRQAANLQRILDELRIPCWAPDPQSDRCEVA from the coding sequence ATGCGGAGAGCCGGTCTCAGCCGCCGCTCACTCCTGCGTGCCGCCGGACTCGGCGGTGCAGCCCTCGCGGCTGGCTGCACCGGGTTCGCCACGACCGGCAACGGCGGCATGGTTTTCCTCTCGACGCAGTTCCGCCCGGTTGACGAGGCCGAACGGTTCCGGCGACTACTGGCGAGCGTTACGCCGGGCGAGGTCAGCTACGTCACCATCGAGGAAGGCCCATTCACCAGCCAGGTCCGCAGTCAGGTCGATGCGGGTCGCACTCAGCTCGGCCTTGTCGCCGGTCTGCACGGCGACCTCGCTCCGCTCGCGGGCGACTACCTCACCGACGTCACCGGCCTCCTGCGCAGGCTCGGCGATCGCGGCTGGCCGCCCGAATACCTCCGGCTCGCGCGCACGGGCACCGATCGCAGCTGGTATGTGCCGTGGGCGACGGCCAGCTACGTGCTCGCCGCACACGCCGACGCACTCGAACACCTCCCGCCGGGCGCCGAGGCCACGTCGCTCACCTACGACCAATTCCTCGACTGGGCCATCGCGGCGCGAAAAGCCAACGGCAACCGGCCCATGCTCGGACTCCCGGCAGGGCCGGAAGGCTTACTCCACCGCTTCACCCAGGGTTACCTGCTCCCGTCGTTCACGGGCGGCCAGATCACCACGTTCCGCTCGGCCGAGGCCGCGACGGCGTGGGAGTACCTTCGCGACCTCTGGGCCAACTGCGTCAGCGCCAGCACCACGTACGACTTCATGCAGGAACCACTGGAGACCGGTGAGGTGCGCATGGCGTGGGACCACGTCGTGCGGCTCGTCGAGGCGCCGGAGCGTGATCCGGCGCACTGGCGCATGCTCCCGAGCCCACGCGGTCCGCACGGGCTCGGCTACATGGCAGTCGTCGCCGGTCTCGCGATCCCGAAGGGCAGCACCGATCCGGCTTTGGCTGAACACACCATCGACGTTCTCTGCCGACCACGCACCCAGATCGAGCTTCTGCGTTCCAACAGCTTCTTCCCCACGGTGGACGCGGTGATCCCCGAAGAGCTGCCACCCGCGATCACCCTCGAGGCCGACGCGGTACGGCGCCAGCAAGAGGCCGAGGACGGCCTGCTGTCCCTTCCGCCCGTCGGGCTCGGCGCGAGAGAGGGCGAGGTGACAAAGGTCTTCCAGGACACGTTCCGCTCCATCGTGCTCGACGGCGAGCCGATTCGGTCCACTCTGGACCGTCAGGCCGCGAACCTCCAGCGCATTCTCGACGAGCTGCGCATCCCGTGCTGGGCTCCGGACCCGCAGTCGGATCGCTGCGAGGTGGCTTGA
- a CDS encoding Abi-alpha family protein, whose product MAGWAARTGYQLTKLLPSAENERVPHSGALPDHFPAHRADSLRALMAELLTESADLGRQQATLRLYETALRSLVPDEARLLATLAEGSPFPTLDVAERTLLGGTGGFVLRNASTVGRAAGVTLADHVPGYITRLVAFGLADLGPEDGALSTHYEVLAADEVVLDAARAVRRPSFVRGTVRISGFGARLWRACDPAGEEAAR is encoded by the coding sequence ATGGCGGGGTGGGCCGCTCGGACGGGTTACCAGCTAACGAAACTGTTACCCAGTGCCGAGAATGAACGGGTCCCGCATTCCGGCGCTTTGCCCGATCACTTCCCGGCTCACCGTGCGGATTCGCTCCGTGCTCTGATGGCAGAGCTGCTCACCGAGTCGGCCGACCTCGGTCGCCAGCAAGCCACTCTTCGCCTTTACGAGACGGCGCTGCGCTCGCTCGTACCCGACGAGGCGCGCCTGCTCGCCACGCTTGCGGAGGGCTCACCGTTTCCTACGCTCGACGTCGCAGAACGCACACTTCTCGGTGGCACGGGCGGGTTCGTGCTGCGCAACGCTTCGACCGTCGGCAGGGCGGCAGGCGTGACCCTCGCCGACCACGTTCCCGGCTACATCACGAGGCTCGTGGCGTTCGGCCTCGCCGATCTCGGTCCCGAGGACGGCGCGCTGAGCACGCATTACGAGGTGCTCGCGGCCGACGAGGTCGTTCTCGACGCTGCGCGCGCGGTGAGGCGGCCCTCGTTCGTGCGGGGCACCGTGCGGATCTCCGGCTTCGGAGCACGGCTGTGGCGCGCGTGTGATCCGGCAGGGGAGGAGGCGGCGAGGTGA
- a CDS encoding mycothiol transferase, translating into MDSMGVLIDGFGRVREAVHDAVRGLGATELNRRIDEQANSIAWLLWHLTRVQDDHVSEVAGRDQSWTAEGFYDRFGLPLPQDDTGFGHTSEDVASVRVNSAKLLTGYHDAVHAHTISYLESITEADLDVVVDESWSPPVTLGVRLVSVIADDLQHAGQAAFVRGIVLRR; encoded by the coding sequence ATGGACAGCATGGGCGTACTCATCGACGGGTTCGGGCGTGTCAGGGAGGCGGTGCACGACGCCGTGCGAGGGCTCGGCGCCACCGAGTTGAACCGTCGCATCGACGAGCAGGCCAACTCGATCGCGTGGTTGCTGTGGCACCTGACGCGGGTTCAGGACGATCACGTTTCCGAAGTGGCCGGACGTGACCAGTCGTGGACGGCGGAGGGCTTCTACGACCGCTTCGGGCTGCCGCTGCCGCAGGACGACACCGGTTTCGGGCACACGAGCGAGGACGTGGCCTCGGTGCGGGTCAACTCCGCGAAGCTGCTGACCGGCTACCACGACGCCGTTCACGCGCACACGATCTCCTACCTGGAGAGCATCACAGAGGCGGATCTCGATGTGGTGGTTGACGAGTCGTGGAGCCCGCCGGTGACGCTGGGGGTGCGGCTCGTCAGTGTGATCGCCGACGACCTCCAGCACGCGGGGCAGGCGGCGTTCGTGCGGGGGATCGTGCTCCGGCGCTGA
- a CDS encoding MarR family winged helix-turn-helix transcriptional regulator, whose product MPSAPDDDELVKWWSLVIEGSLTTHDRLMGEITERFGLSPASFEVLLRLARAPGHRLPLTHLARATSLSSGGFTKVADRMCAAGLIHRSPSGKDRRITYACLTEHGADVARRARTTCADLLRHLLLAPLGHEESRALAETMRVLRDSSRN is encoded by the coding sequence GTGCCGTCCGCCCCCGACGACGACGAACTGGTGAAGTGGTGGAGCCTCGTGATCGAGGGCTCCCTCACCACCCACGACCGGCTCATGGGCGAGATCACCGAGCGGTTCGGCCTTTCTCCCGCCTCTTTCGAGGTGCTGCTGCGACTGGCCCGAGCGCCGGGACACCGCCTTCCGTTGACTCACCTTGCCAGGGCGACGTCCCTGTCGAGCGGGGGCTTCACCAAGGTCGCGGACCGGATGTGCGCGGCAGGCCTGATCCACCGGTCGCCGAGCGGAAAGGACAGGAGGATCACCTACGCCTGCCTGACCGAGCACGGCGCCGACGTCGCACGGCGAGCTCGCACCACCTGCGCCGATCTGCTTCGCCACCTCCTGCTCGCCCCGCTCGGCCACGAAGAGTCGCGGGCACTGGCCGAGACGATGCGTGTTCTGCGGGACAGTTCACGAAATTGA
- a CDS encoding carbohydrate ABC transporter permease has product MTRLARSPWVLLLPSVILMLALFGWPVVQAVLAAFTRDGELTLDHWLRLIEDPYFLRALRNTMLLIVIVVPIQLLLSLGMALLVQARPRFAGVHFYLWCVPLAISELAAGLVWLSIFDNRGYLNSLLVSLGLSEHGLPWLGYDNPATMLLAVVVAEVWRATALMFVIVVAGVQMIPRDYDEAAQVFGASFWQRLRHVTLPLLAPSLQVALILRTILALQAFAVAQALTGRDFPLLVGETYEWYVNLQNPAVASAVALVVLAISLGTAVLYLRTVRGSEDAR; this is encoded by the coding sequence ATGACGAGGCTCGCTCGCTCACCGTGGGTTCTGTTGCTACCCTCCGTCATCCTCATGCTCGCGCTGTTCGGCTGGCCTGTGGTTCAGGCGGTGCTGGCCGCGTTCACCCGTGACGGCGAACTCACGCTGGATCACTGGCTGCGACTGATCGAAGACCCGTACTTCCTGCGGGCACTGCGCAACACGATGCTGCTCATCGTGATCGTCGTGCCGATCCAGCTCCTGCTCTCACTCGGCATGGCCCTGCTCGTGCAGGCACGCCCCCGCTTCGCCGGAGTCCACTTCTACCTCTGGTGTGTGCCACTCGCCATCTCCGAACTGGCCGCCGGACTGGTGTGGTTGTCGATCTTTGACAACCGGGGCTACCTGAACTCGTTACTCGTCTCGCTGGGGCTCTCCGAACACGGTCTGCCCTGGTTGGGCTATGACAACCCGGCGACGATGCTGCTCGCCGTCGTCGTCGCCGAGGTGTGGCGGGCCACGGCGTTGATGTTCGTGATCGTCGTCGCAGGCGTGCAGATGATCCCCCGCGACTACGACGAGGCCGCCCAGGTCTTCGGCGCGTCGTTCTGGCAGCGGCTGCGGCACGTCACACTCCCGCTGCTCGCACCGAGCCTCCAGGTGGCGCTGATCCTGCGCACCATACTGGCGCTTCAGGCGTTCGCGGTGGCACAGGCACTCACCGGCCGAGACTTCCCGCTGCTCGTCGGCGAGACCTACGAGTGGTACGTCAACCTCCAGAATCCGGCCGTGGCGAGCGCCGTCGCACTCGTGGTGCTCGCCATCTCTCTCGGCACCGCGGTGCTGTACCTGCGGACGGTGCGTGGTTCGGAGGACGCGCGATGA